The genomic window atgggatgggaatgggatcaatgggatgggaatgggatcaatgggatgggatgggaatgggatcaatgggatcaatgggatgggaatgggatcaatgggatcaatgggatgggatgggaatgggatcaatgggatcaatgggatcaatgggatggggatgggatcaatgggatgggatggggatgggatatgatgggatattatgggatggatcCATCCCCATCACTGTTCCCATCCCAGGGCTCTCATGGACGTGCTCAGGCACCAGGCAGGGGGTGTCCGTCCCGAGCGCCGCAGCAGCAGTGGGGTcctcgcccccccccccaccgacAATGGACCCGTCCGCCCCCCCAAGAGCCTCTATGGCACCGTCCagggcagctggggggggggcttagggggtaaatgggggggtattggggtcaatgggggatACCATTGGGTTCAATGGGGGGGgcattggggtcaatgggggggtaccattggtgtcaatggggggggcatTGGGGTCAATGGCGGGATACCATTGGTGTCAATGGGGGATACCATTGGGTTCAATGGGGGGGgcattggggtcaatgggggggtaccattggtgtcaatggggggggcattggggtcaatggggggataCCATTGGTGTCAATGGGGGATACCATTGGGTTCAATGGGGGGGgcattggggtcaatggggttgtACCTTTGGTGTCAATGGGGGATACCATTGGTGTTAATGGGGGGGTACCATTCGTGTCAATGGGGGTTACCATTGGGTTCAATGGGGAGGTACCATTGGGGTCGATGGGGGGGTTCCATTGGGTTCAATGGGGGATACCATTgggttcaatgggggggtcccattggggtcaaCGAGGGGGTCCTATTGGGGTCAATATTGGGGGTCCtattggggtcaatggggggggtacCATTGATATCAATTGGGGGTATCCCATTGGGGTCAATAAGGGGGTCCTATTGGGGTCAATAGGGGGAtcccattggggtcaatggggtgtcCGTTGGTGTCAACAGGGGGGGATCCCATTGGGGTCCATGTTaatgaccccccccccccccattaacagACCCAGGCCCCCACAACTACGTCcacctggggatggggacccccGAGCACCGGGCGGCCACACtgggtgagctatggggctatggggggtctgtggggtggttatagggggttatggggcattataggggggctatggggggttataggggagttatagggggttatggggggctatggggtggttATGTGGTGTttatagggggctatggggcattataggggggctatgggggggttatAGGGGTGTTATGGGGCGCTATGGTGGGGCTATGTGGTGGttatagggggctatggggggctataggggtgttatggggggttatgggggtgtatgggggcTATGTGGTTGCAATaaatggggtctatggggctctatgggggggtttgggggggttctatggggggggtcattgggtctctatggggtctctatggggtctctatgcgtctctatgggtctctatgggtttatatgggtccctatgggtctctatggttctctatggggtctctatggggtctctatgggtctctatggtctctatgggtccccattgatctctatggtcCCCATtgctctctatgggtccccattgatctctatggtgcccattgatctctatggtccccattgatctctatgggtccccattgatctctatggtgcccattgatctctatggtccccattgatctctatgggtctctatggggtctccattgCTCTCTATGGCTGTTCCCAGACTGGCGCTCCCCCCGCCCGGGCTCCTTGGGCTGTTCCCGCTCTTTCCACAACCTCTCGCACCCCCCCCCGCCCTACgatggccccgcccccccccgaGCTGGGGAGGTGCACGTCCCTGCGGCGCCTGGGTGAGCCCCGCCCCTCATTTGCATACCCACCTCATTTGCATATACACCCTCATTTGCATACCAACCCTCGTTTGCATAACACTCCTCATTTGCATGCCCTCCCTCGTTTGCATACCCATCCTCATTTGCATGTATACCATCATTTGCATGTCCACAATCATTTGCATAGCCATCCTCATTTGCATACACGTTCTCCTTTGCATACTGCCCATAATTTGCATACCCATCCTCATTTGCATACCCACCTCATTTGCATGTCCACCCTCATTTGCATGTCTACCCTCATTTGCGTGCAACTCCTCATTTGCATACCTGCCCTTATTTGTATACGTTGACCTTATTTGTACATGTGACCTTATTTGTACATGTGACCTTAGTTACCTGCCTGACCTTATTTGCATATGTGGCCTTACTTATGTATGTGCCCTCATTTGCATACATGCCCTGATTTGCATACGTGTTCTGATTTGCATACGTGTCCTTATGTACACAGGTGTCTCATGGACATACATGTccctatacacacacacatgtccTATACACACACATGACCCTATACACATACAGGTCCCTATACACACACATGTCCCTATACACATACATGACCCTATACACATACATGTCCCTATACACATACATGACCCTATACACATACAGGTCCCTATACACATACATGACCCTATACACACACGTCCCTATACACATAAATGTCCCTATACACACACATGTCCCTATACACATATATGACCCTATACACATACATGTCCCTATACGCACACATGTCCCTATACACACACATGTCCCTATACACATACATGTCCCTATACACATACATGACcctatacacacacatatgtgccTATACACATACATGACCCTATACACACACATGTCCCTATACACATACATGACCCTATACACATACAGGTCCCTGTACACATACATGACCCTATACACATACATGTCCTATACACACATGTCCCTATACACATACGTGTCCCTATACACATACGTGTCCCTATACACATACATGTCCCTATATACATACACATCCCATATACATACATGTCCATATACACGTGTCCCATTCAGTCACGTGTCCCTATACATACATGTCCTATACACATACATGTCCCATGTCCATACACGTGTCAGTCACGTGACCctatacccccccccccccctcacgTGACCTTCTCCCCGCAGCCGACCGTGACCCGGACGACCCCTGGGGCAGCTACTGGGCCCCGTCCTGGGCCCCGCCCCCTGGCCCCGCCCTCCCGCTGGCCCCGCCCACCCCCCgccttggccccgccccccggcGCGTGCtctcccaggagctgctgctgggcgggggtggggggtggggcGGGACCATGCCCCGCGCGCGGGGGGGCGTGGCCAGGGAGcgggccccgcccccttccccCAGGCCACGCCCCTCCCTCCGCGGCGCCGCCTCCCACAGCAGcctggggccggggggggggcgtGGCCAGGCCCGGAGGCTCCTCCCCCCCCtcgccgccggccccgccccccggcccggccccgccccctcccccccttggCCACGCCCCCCGGCGTCTCGTGCGTCAGAGCACGGCCGAGCTCCAGCTCCTCCCCggggtgcccccccccgccccccacgGGCAGCGCATGCGCACTGGGAGCAGGACCGAGGTCACCGtgtgaggggggggggaggggaaacaccgacccctcccctccccccccccccattgggaaCCGCATTGGGATCGTCCCATTGAACCCCCCCCATTGGGATCCACTTTGGGATCATCCAATGGgaacccccccccattgggatCCACTTTGGGATcatcccattgaacccccctCATTGGGATCTGATGGGACgcccccccccattgggatCCACTTTGGGATCGtccaatgggaccccccccccccattggaaTCCAGTTTGGGATCGTCCCATtgaaccccccctcccccattggGATCTGATTTGGGATCGTCCCattgaacccccccccccattgggatCCACTTTGGGATCATCCCATGGACACCCCCCCATTGGGATCTGATTTGGGATCGTCCAatgggaaccccccccccattaggATCCACTTTGGGATCAtccaatgggacccccccccccccattgggatCTGATATGGGATCGTCCCATGGGAAACCCCCCATTGGGATCTGAGTTGGGATCGTCCCATTGAACCCCCCACCCATTGGGGTCTGATTTGGAGTCATCCCATATgaacccccccccattgggatCCACTTTGGGATCGTCCAATGGgagccaccccccccccattgggatCTGATTTGGGATCATCCCATAAGAACCACCCCCATTGGGACCTGATGGGACCCCCCCCCTATGGGATTCACTTTGGGATCGTCCCATggaccctccccccccattgggATCCACTTTGGGATCATCCCATAGGAACCTCCCCCCATTGGGATCTGATTTGGGATCGTCCAATGGGAAACCCCCATCAGGCAGTGACGTCACAGCCCTCGGCAGCCAATGACAGGCCCCGACCGGCAGCAGCTGATGACGTCACGGTGACGTCACAACCTCGGGCTGAATGACGTCAccgcctccccctcccccacccccccccgtGCAGCCAATGATGATGTCACAGCCCCCCCCGCGCGGCAGCCAATGGCGTCGCTCGATGACGTCACACCCGGCGGCTGATGACGTCACAGCCGCCCGATGACGTCAGCACTGTGCACTCCCCGATGACGTCACCGCGATCTCACTGCCagggccccgccccccccgtcCGGATGACGTCACGGGGCGGGGCCTCTTTTGATGATGTCAcatctctctcccctcccccaacccGGGGAGAGAGACTTCCTGTTTTAACCCCTCCCCCTTTATGACGTCACACCCCGACGATGACGTCACCCCTGTGCTCTGATGACGTAACCCCCCCGTTCCGTGACGTcacagcccctcccccccccccagatcgAAGCCATACAATGGGGGAGGGGCGGTCCCCGTGACCCCCCCCGTGACCCCTGCGCGAGGCGGGGGGAGGGGCCACGTGCCTTAGAGCCCCGCCCCCCTCgaagcccctcccccctccccatccctcccctccccccccccagagggGGGAGGGGCGATGGGGGAGGGGAATAAAGTGACGTTTCTTGCCCACGTGACTCATTCGGGCGTGTCCAATGGGGGCGGGGcgatggggggagggggggtcgCCTCCTGACGGCACCACCCGAATCTCGCGCTCTGATTGGCTGCTCGAGCCGCCCGTCATAGCCTAACCCCGCCTCCCAGCTCGCACCGGAAGTCCCTCCCCCCTCACGCACGTCCCCCTCTTCCCATTGGCCAACCCTTCCTTTTAAACCttcaagccccgccccttccgCCGACCGTTACAgcgctcccccctccccttcctccctctccgTCCAATCCCCGCTCAGCTCCCGCCCTCTTCCCCGCTCCCCATTGGCTCTCCCCTCAGCCCTCcgcctcccattggctgccgcCGGGGGGGCGTGGCCATGCGCCGCCGGAGGTGATAAAAGGGGGCGGAGCCTCCGCGCGGGGCTCAgagcggcgggcgggcggcggcagCGCAGGTCCCTCCGCGCTCCCCGTTCAGGGCTCAGGGTCTTGGgggtcccgggggggggggggaaggaaccGGAGCCCCCCCCGGGCCTCGGGGGTCACCCCCTGATCCCAACCGACCCCCCCGGGGGGAGAACCGAGTCCGGACGGCAGAGATGGTGAGAGAGGCCTTGGGGGGCGGGATgaggggggttggggggggttgtGAGGTAAAttggggggatttggggtgaTTTAGGAGGTTTTGAGGTGATTTGGGTTGTTTTGAGGTGATTTGGGGCGGTTATGAGGTAAATTGGGTGGATTTGGGGTGATTTAGTGggttttgaggtgttttggggCGGTTATGAGGTAATTTGGGGCAGTTATGAGGTAAATTGAGTTGATTTGGGGTGATTTAGGGGGTTTTGAGGTGATTTAGGCGGTTTTGAGGTAATTTCGGTTGTTTTGGGGCGGTTGTGAGGTAAATTGGGttcattttggggtgatttagGGGTTTTGAGGTGATTTGGGGCGGTTATGAGGTAAATTTGATGGATTTTGGGTGATTTAGGGCGTTTTGAGGTGATTTAGGGTTGTTTGAGGTGATTTGGGGCAGTTATGAGGTAAATTGGGGCAGTTATGAGGTAAATTGATAGATTTTGGGTGATTTAGGGGGTTTTGAGGTAGTTTAGGGCAGTTATGAGGTAAATTCGGTTGATTTGGGGTAATTTAGGGGGTCTTGGGgtgatttgtgttgttttgAGGGCGTTTTAAGGGGTTTTGAGGTGATTTGGGGGGGTTCTGGGGGGATTTGGGcctttttggggtgttttgggttgttttgagGTGTTTTAGAGGGTTTTGAGGTTATttgagggggttttggggtgattttagGGGTTTGGGTTCATTTGGGGATGATTTAAGGGGGTTttgaggtggttttggggtgatttgggATGATTTAAGGGGGTAATAAGGAGAATTGGGGGAGTTTGGAGcgatttgggggttttggggtgacttgagggggttttggggtgatttgagGGGGTTTTAGGGTgatttcaggtgtttttggggtgatttgaggcagttttggggtgatttcCGGTGGTTTTGGGATGATTTgaggtgtttttggggtgatttccggtggttttggggtgtttctggTATGATTTGTGTCTCACCCCTCATATCCCCCCCCAGGAGCCACGTGGTAGTGCCTGGCAGGTGAGTACTGGGGGGGTGTGGGTTGAACCATTCCAATGGGGGGGGAACCCTAACCCAGCCCCCCCTATGGCAGCAATGGGCTCCCCTGCTCATTGCCCATCATTGGGGGGGGATTTGTGATGCTggggggggtatttggggtgcaggagggggtatttggggtgcatggggggtatttggggtgcAGGAGGGGGTTTTTGGGGTGCAGGTGGGGTATTTGGGGTGCAGGAGGGGATAtttggggtgcatggggggtatttggggtgcAGGAGGGGGTTTTTGGGGTGCAGGTGGGGTATTTGTGGGGtatttggggtgcaggggggtaTTTGTGGGGTATTTGGGGTGTTGGGTATTTGGGGTGTTGTGGGGGGTATTTGCGGTGtatttggggtgcaggggggtaTTTGTGGGGTATTTATGGGTATTTATGGGGTATTTGGGGTGTATTTATGGGGTATCTGTGGGTAtttggggtgctgtgggtgtaTTTGTGGGGCATTTGGGGGGTATTTGTGGGGTATTTGTGGTACAGGGGGGTATTTTGGGGGTATATATGGGGTATCTGTGGGtatttggggtgcagggggtattTGGGTGTATTTATGGGGTATTTGGTGTGTATTTGTGGGGtatttggggtgcaggggggtaTTTATGGGGTATTTATGGGTAtttggggtgtatttggggtATTTATGGGGTATTTGGGGTGTCCCTgacccctctgccccccccagACATCCAACGCAGAGAACCTGCCCCCCCACATCCTGCGCCTGCTCTATCGGGAGCTGTCCCTGCTCAGCACTGACCCCCCCGATGGCATCAAACTGTGTCCCAATGAGGAGGATGTGACTGACGTGCAGGTCACCATCGAGGGGCCCGGTATGGACATCCCAGTACAGCCCAGTATGCCCCAGTACAGCCCAGTACACCCCAGTGAGCCCCAGTGTACCCCAATGTACCCTAATGAGCCCCAATGTGTCCCAATGAGGAGGATGTCACCGACGTGCAGGTCACCATCGAGGGGCCCGGTATGGACACACCAGTACAGCCCAGTATGCCCCAGTACAGCCCAGTATACCCCAACACACCCCAGTGAGCCCCAGTGtgccccaatgcaccccaatgaGGAGGATGTCACTGACGTGCAGGTCACCATCGAGGGGCCCGGTATGGACaccccagtacaccccagtacaccccagtacagcccagtgcatcccagtacaccccagtaTGCCCCAATGTACCCTAATGAGCCCCAATGTATCCCAATGAGGAGGATGTCACTGACGTGCAGGTCACCATCGAGGGGCCCGGTATGGACACTCCAGTACAGCCCAGTACaacccagtgcatcccagtgcatcccagtgtaCCCCAGTGAGCCCCAATGTACCCCCAATGCACACCAACGTGCAGGTCACCATCGAGGGGCCCGGTACGGACACCCCAGTACagcccagtgcatcccagtataccccagtgcatcccagtacaccccagtGAGCCCCAGTGTACCCCAGTGAGccccaatgtaccccaatgAACACCGACATGCAGGTCACCATCGAGGGGCCCAGTACggacaccccaaaaccaccccagtGCACCCCAATACACCCCAGTGTACCCCAGTACCCACCAATGCACTCCAAAACACCCCCAATGCAACccaatcccattggatccccaTAACTGCCATCCCATTGAATCCgcatcccattggatccccatcccataggatccctATGAcccatcccattggatcccatccTATTggatccccatcccattggatccccatcccattggatccctataacccccatcccattggatcccatccCATTGGACCCCTATAACCCCATCCCATTGGATCtccatcccattggatccctATGACCCATCCGATTGGGTCCCCATGATCCCCATCCTATTGAATCCCTATGAGcccatcccattggatccccatcccattggatccctATGTCCCCATCCTATTGAATCCCTATGATCCCATCCCATTAGATCCCCGTATTCCCCACCCTATTGAATCCCTATGACCCCATACCATTGAATCCCCATGATCCCCATCCTATTGGATcccatcccattggatccctATGAcccatcccattggatccccaTAATCCCCATCCTATTGAATCCCTATGAccccatcccattggatccctATGACCCATACATTGGGccccatcccattggatccctATAACCCATCTCATTGGATCCCCATCCTATTGAATCATTATGAcccatcccattggatccctATGAGCCATCCCATTAGATCTTCATCCTATTGAATCCCGATAACTCCATCCCATTGGATCCTCATGAcccatcccattggatccccaTCACATAGGATCCCTATAAcccatcccattggatcccatccTATTgaatccccatcccattggatccccatcccattggatcccatccCATTGGACCCCTATAACCCCATCCCATTGGATCtccatcccattggatccctATGACCCATCCCATTGGGTCCCCATGATCCCCATCCTATTGAATCCCTATGAGcccatcccattggatccccatcccattggttCCCATCCCATTGGATCTTCATGACCCCATCCCATAGAATCCCCATAACCCCCTTTGCATTggatccccatcccattggatccctataaccccatcccattggatccGCATCCCATTGAATCCCTATGACCCATCCCATAGGATTCCTATGACCCCATCCCCTTGGACCCCATCCTATTGAATCCCTGTGAcccatcccattggatccccaTTCCATTGGATCCCTATGTCCCCATCCTATTGAATCCCTATGATCCCATCCCATTAGATCCCCGTATTCCCCACCCTATTGAATCCCTATGACCCCATACCATTGAATCCCCATGATCCCCATCCTATTGGATcccatcccattggatccctATGAcccatcccattggatccccaTAATCCCCATCCTATTGAATCCCTATGAccccatcccattggatccctATGACCCATACATTGGGccccatcccattggatccctATAACCCATCTCATTGGATCCCCATCCTATTGAATCATTATGAcccatcccattggatccctATGAGCCATCCCATTAGATCTTCATCCTATTGAATCCCGATAACTCCATCCCATTGGATCCTCATGAcccatcccattggatccccatcccataggatccctATAacccatcccataggatcccatcCCATAGGACCCCACCCCATCTGACCCCATACCCTCCCCCCCCAGAGGGCACCCCATACTCGGGGGGCCTGTTCCGGatgaagctggtgctgggcaagGAATTCCCGACGGCTCCTCCCAAAGGATTCTTCCTGACCAGGATCTTCCATCCCAATGTGGGGCCAGGGGGGGAGATCTGTGTCAATGTGCTCCGGAGGGACTGGAGAGCTGAACTGGGACTGCGCCATGTCctactggtgtgtactgggatgtactgggatgggaatgggatggggatgggatggggatggggatggggatgggatggggatgggatggggatgggggagatcTGTGTCAATGTGCTGAGGAGGGACTGGAGAGCTGAACTGGGACTGCGCCATGTCctactggtgtgtactgggatgtactgggatgggaatggggtgggaatgggatgggaatgggatggggatgggaatgggatggggatgggatggggatgggggagatcTGTGTCAATGTGCTGCGGAGGGACTGGAGAGCTGAACTGGGACTGCGCCATGTCctactggtgtgtactgggatgtactgggatgggaatgggatgggaatgggatggggatgggaatgggatggggatgggatggggatgggggagatcTGTGTCAATGTGCTGCGGAGGGACTGGAGAGCTGAACTGGGACTGCGCCATGTCctactggtgtgtactgggatgtactgggatgtactgggatgggaatgggatggggatggggatgggatggggatgggatggggatgggatgggaatgggatgggaatgggatggggatgggatgggaatgggatggggatgggggagatcTGTGTCAATGTACTGAGGAGGGACTGGAGAGCTGAACTGGGACTGCGCCATGTCctactggtgtgtactgggatgtactgggatgggaatgggatgggaatgggatggggatggaatgggatgggaatgggatggggatggggatgggatggggatgggggagatcTGTGTCAATGTGC from Melopsittacus undulatus isolate bMelUnd1 chromosome 27, bMelUnd1.mat.Z, whole genome shotgun sequence includes these protein-coding regions:
- the LOC117437785 gene encoding protein shisa-7, with protein sequence MGWIHPHHCSHPRALMDVLRHQAGGVRPERRSSSGVLAPPPTDNGPVRPPKSLYGTVQGSWGGGLGDPGPHNYVHLGMGTPEHRAATLDWRSPRPGSLGCSRSFHNLSHPPPPYDGPAPPRAGEVHVPAAPG
- the UBE2S gene encoding ubiquitin-conjugating enzyme E2 S isoform X1; the protein is MEPRGSAWQTSNAENLPPHILRLLYRELSLLSTDPPDGIKLCPNEEDVTDVQVTIEGPEGTPYSGGLFRMKLVLGKEFPTAPPKGFFLTRIFHPNVGPGGEICVNVLRRDWRAELGLRHVLLTIKCLLIHPNPESALNEEAGRLLLENYEEYAARARLLTEIHARGPAPSASSAPSTSAPPPNPPPPPPPPPDGPQPKKHAGDREKKPAPPPKKKVDKKRALRRL